A genomic stretch from Desulfurococcaceae archaeon MEX13E-LK6-19 includes:
- a CDS encoding DUF1028 domain-containing protein yields MTYSIIGIDKENNVLGIAVASGSIAVGSRVPWARYLVGGVATQAYTNPALGPLILDYLQKGLSPNEALEKALSNDPRKELRQVAVLDWNGRSAFYCGQDIPDEYAGYSLDNCVCIANLVVSKDIPKAMCETFKVSINMGLAEALLEALREAHDMGGDRRGDLSAAIIIVGKTEYLPYYDKILDLRIDYSKDPVKELIRLYRLIRV; encoded by the coding sequence TTGACTTACAGTATTATTGGTATCGATAAAGAGAATAACGTGCTCGGTATTGCTGTTGCCTCGGGCAGTATTGCTGTAGGTTCACGTGTTCCCTGGGCAAGATATCTTGTAGGAGGCGTCGCTACGCAGGCATATACTAACCCTGCTTTGGGGCCACTCATACTAGATTACCTTCAAAAAGGGCTTAGTCCTAATGAGGCACTAGAAAAAGCGTTAAGTAATGATCCTAGGAAGGAGTTGAGACAAGTAGCTGTACTAGACTGGAATGGTAGGTCAGCCTTTTACTGCGGCCAAGATATTCCTGATGAGTATGCAGGTTATTCTTTGGATAATTGTGTATGTATAGCTAATCTTGTTGTATCAAAAGACATACCGAAGGCTATGTGTGAGACATTTAAAGTGTCAATAAACATGGGGCTGGCTGAAGCTTTACTCGAGGCATTGAGAGAAGCTCACGACATGGGAGGAGATAGACGTGGTGATCTTAGTGCAGCAATAATAATCGTTGGCAAGACAGAGTATCTACCATATTACGACAAGATACTGGATCTGAGAATAGACTATTCAAAGGATCCTGTAAAAGAGCTCATAAGGCTTTATCGGTTGATCAGGGTATAA